The window TACAAAAATCTCAAAAGCATTCTCCAGAACCATTCTGGCAATCTCGACAGCCTCTCGATCACTATCTATAAAGAGAATTGTGGGTTTGCGGTCAGTCTTGTCATCGATCTCGACCACGGTGTTCTCAACCCGGTCCAGAATAATCGCCTTTGTCTCATCATCATCCCAGCTTATCTCCGATTGCATGGGAAGGATGATATGAAATGCGCTGCCCGGGAATGAGTTCTCTTTGACACCTTCACTTTCAACCCAAATCCTGCCCCCGTGACGGTCGATTATACCCTTCACGATAGATAATCCCAGACCTGTCCCCCCCCCCATGAACTTTGCATAATCGGTACTGTGCCTGTTGGCGCTGCCTACCTCATAGAAGGGATCGAAAATGTTTTTCTGCTCGCTTTTGTCTATTCCGATTCCGTGATCTTTAACTATGACATGGAAGCTGTCATGGTTTTCCACGAACATTCTCACCTCTACAGCTGAGCCGTCAGGAGAGTACTTTATGGCATTACTGAAGAGATTTGTAAATACCTGCTGCATGCGCATCCGGTCCCCGTAAAAATGGGGAAGCGACTCAGGAAAATCGCAATTGAAAACTATACTGCGTTTTATAGAGAACTGTGAGAGTTCCTCAATGCAATCCTTTGCTACCGTCCCCAATTCCAGCATCTCCGGTTTAAGCCTCAGCCGTTTCTGCTCTATCCGGGTAACATCGAGAATATTGTTTACCACCTTATGAAGTCTGTCTGCTGCGCGGTTTATACTCTCCACCATCCGGTAAATACCACTGTCCAGCTTGTCCTGCATATTGTCAATGATAATATCGGAATACCCTTTTATTGAGGTCAGTGGAGTTTTCAGCTCATGTGAAGCGATAC of the Fibrobacter sp. genome contains:
- a CDS encoding response regulator, translated to MDHEILLLARIVEHATVGIVLLKADGVVHYANLLAQQMLGCHREDLIGKPLTEYVSEMSGEVSWEELLKRILNDKQGQARVLLQSGKRETIICKLDYFHVDINGNQQEHIALIFRDITSDLRLAEQLEKKNLETAKMNSELIRSNSELKRVSELKSNFLSIASHELKTPLTSIKGYSDIIIDNMQDKLDSGIYRMVESINRAADRLHKVVNNILDVTRIEQKRLRLKPEMLELGTVAKDCIEELSQFSIKRSIVFNCDFPESLPHFYGDRMRMQQVFTNLFSNAIKYSPDGSAVEVRMFVENHDSFHVIVKDHGIGIDKSEQKNIFDPFYEVGSANRHSTDYAKFMGGGTGLGLSIVKGIIDRHGGRIWVESEGVKENSFPGSAFHIILPMQSEISWDDDETKAIILDRVENTVVEIDDKTDRKPTILFIDSDREAVEIARMVLENAFEIFVAETGEEGLRLAFQHYPSVILMDSYLPGLDGYRICRILRSQEETRETPIAFFSAGTQNDEIQMCFANGADDFIVKPFNGRELVDKIWRLLMKKKEEATFK